The following proteins are co-located in the Meriones unguiculatus strain TT.TT164.6M chromosome 4, Bangor_MerUng_6.1, whole genome shotgun sequence genome:
- the Tmem270 gene encoding transmembrane protein 270 isoform X1, which translates to MFFGIGFLALTSLSWITYIISHGFSNPLLGYVAWASSVRLFWGEPAVFQLSLMQWPPRCTVDMVTVASGANSNDSGKFLSTFKLFVRQTSDHLITLFWQVFLTQPWMEQGPGELTQEASLLGIESLEEDKAGGRKYTWMGSASQWTPDMQLDGCHRAEAGLLGDEATRVAHEPLIQNRRHLYDFLLLKMAAFQHWVLGLAQEARGSGSDQVHLLPGTTVTCCLGLALRAGLALLWVPMWLVLCGPRLVYEVGLCCTCTSRRALQRLGAWEALGGPASRARDLLLSCLHSLMLVALLLLLLTWRLLQKAHRFSLGWLPSQNSVLLGALALLRRLYLWAEHVTTLMSWNLVYLVTWTTCLASHLLQAAFEHTAQLAQAQEAKAQETSGPPPQFLIPESSTTEPGPFPTQPATPGE; encoded by the exons ATGTTCTTTGGCATTGGCTTTCTGGCGCTGACGTCCCTGTCTTGGATAACATACATCATCAGCCATGGTTTCTCGAACCCGCTGTTGGGCTACGTGGCCTGGGCCAGCTCAGTGCGACTATTTTGGGGGGAGCCTGCTGTGTTTCAACTGTCCCTCATGCAGTGGCCTCCCAGATGCACTGTGGACATGGTCACAGTTGCTTCAGGAGCCAACAGCAACGACTCCGGgaagtttctctctacctttaaATTGTTTGTTAGACAGACCTCAGACCATCTCATAACCCTATTCTGGCAAGTGTTCCTGACACAGCCCTGGATGGAGCAGGGTCCTGGAGAACTTACTCAGGAGGCTTCCCTCCTGGGGATAGAATCGCTGGAGGAAGACAAGGCTGGAGGAAGAAAATACACATGGATGGGGTCAGCTTCACAGTGGACCCCAGACATGCAGCTGGATGGATGTCACCGTGCTGAGGCGGGGCTTCTTGGCGATGAAGCTACCCGAGTCGCCCATGAACCT CTGATCCAGAACCGCAGGCACTTGTACGATTTCCTGCTCCTGAAGATGGCCGCCTTTCAGCACTGGGTACTGGGACTGGCCCAGGAGGCCAGGGGCTCCGGCAGTGACCAGGTCCACCTGCTTCCGGGAACCACTGTAACCTGCTGTCTGGGCTTGGCCCTTCGAGCTGGACTGGCATTGCTCTGGGTCCCCATGTGGCTGGTCCTCTGCGGACCCAGGCTGGTGTACGAGGTTGGGCTGTGCTGCACCTGCACCTCGAGACGGGCCCTGCAGCGGCTCGGTGCCTGGGAAGCTCTGGGGGGACCCGCATCCAGGGCCAGGGACCTGCTTCTCTCCTGTCTGCACAGCCTCATGCTGGTggccttgctgctgctgctgctgacctGGAGGCTGCTGCAGAAAGCCCATCGCTTCAGTCTGGGCTGGCTGCCCAGCCAG AATTCGGTGTTGCTCGGAGCCCTGGCACTGCTGAGACGCCTCTACTTGTGGGCGGAGCACGTGACCACACTCATGTCCTGGAACCTGGTCTATCTTGTCACTTGGACTACCTGCCTTGCTTCCCACCTGcttcaggctgcctttgaacaCACAGCCCAACTGGCCCAGGCCCAGGAGGCCAAAGCCCAGGAGACCTCAGGGCCCCCACCTCAATTCTTAATTCCAGAATCCTCCACCACTGAGCCTGGGCCCTTTCCAACCCAGCCTGCAACCCCTGGAGAATAA
- the Tmem270 gene encoding transmembrane protein 270 isoform X2 — translation MAAFQHWVLGLAQEARGSGSDQVHLLPGTTVTCCLGLALRAGLALLWVPMWLVLCGPRLVYEVGLCCTCTSRRALQRLGAWEALGGPASRARDLLLSCLHSLMLVALLLLLLTWRLLQKAHRFSLGWLPSQNSVLLGALALLRRLYLWAEHVTTLMSWNLVYLVTWTTCLASHLLQAAFEHTAQLAQAQEAKAQETSGPPPQFLIPESSTTEPGPFPTQPATPGE, via the exons ATGGCCGCCTTTCAGCACTGGGTACTGGGACTGGCCCAGGAGGCCAGGGGCTCCGGCAGTGACCAGGTCCACCTGCTTCCGGGAACCACTGTAACCTGCTGTCTGGGCTTGGCCCTTCGAGCTGGACTGGCATTGCTCTGGGTCCCCATGTGGCTGGTCCTCTGCGGACCCAGGCTGGTGTACGAGGTTGGGCTGTGCTGCACCTGCACCTCGAGACGGGCCCTGCAGCGGCTCGGTGCCTGGGAAGCTCTGGGGGGACCCGCATCCAGGGCCAGGGACCTGCTTCTCTCCTGTCTGCACAGCCTCATGCTGGTggccttgctgctgctgctgctgacctGGAGGCTGCTGCAGAAAGCCCATCGCTTCAGTCTGGGCTGGCTGCCCAGCCAG AATTCGGTGTTGCTCGGAGCCCTGGCACTGCTGAGACGCCTCTACTTGTGGGCGGAGCACGTGACCACACTCATGTCCTGGAACCTGGTCTATCTTGTCACTTGGACTACCTGCCTTGCTTCCCACCTGcttcaggctgcctttgaacaCACAGCCCAACTGGCCCAGGCCCAGGAGGCCAAAGCCCAGGAGACCTCAGGGCCCCCACCTCAATTCTTAATTCCAGAATCCTCCACCACTGAGCCTGGGCCCTTTCCAACCCAGCCTGCAACCCCTGGAGAATAA
- the Tmem270 gene encoding transmembrane protein 270 isoform X3: MEAAPWVRSGLLRILLQVGRLSMLLIQNRRHLYDFLLLKMAAFQHWVLGLAQEARGSGSDQVHLLPGTTVTCCLGLALRAGLALLWVPMWLVLCGPRLVYEVGLCCTCTSRRALQRLGAWEALGGPASRARDLLLSCLHSLMLVALLLLLLTWRLLQKAHRFSLGWLPSQNSVLLGALALLRRLYLWAEHVTTLMSWNLVYLVTWTTCLASHLLQAAFEHTAQLAQAQEAKAQETSGPPPQFLIPESSTTEPGPFPTQPATPGE; encoded by the exons ATGGAGGCCGCTCCCTGGGTCAGATCTGGCCTCCTCAGAATTCTGCTGCAGGTTGGGAGGCTCTCTATGCTG CTGATCCAGAACCGCAGGCACTTGTACGATTTCCTGCTCCTGAAGATGGCCGCCTTTCAGCACTGGGTACTGGGACTGGCCCAGGAGGCCAGGGGCTCCGGCAGTGACCAGGTCCACCTGCTTCCGGGAACCACTGTAACCTGCTGTCTGGGCTTGGCCCTTCGAGCTGGACTGGCATTGCTCTGGGTCCCCATGTGGCTGGTCCTCTGCGGACCCAGGCTGGTGTACGAGGTTGGGCTGTGCTGCACCTGCACCTCGAGACGGGCCCTGCAGCGGCTCGGTGCCTGGGAAGCTCTGGGGGGACCCGCATCCAGGGCCAGGGACCTGCTTCTCTCCTGTCTGCACAGCCTCATGCTGGTggccttgctgctgctgctgctgacctGGAGGCTGCTGCAGAAAGCCCATCGCTTCAGTCTGGGCTGGCTGCCCAGCCAG AATTCGGTGTTGCTCGGAGCCCTGGCACTGCTGAGACGCCTCTACTTGTGGGCGGAGCACGTGACCACACTCATGTCCTGGAACCTGGTCTATCTTGTCACTTGGACTACCTGCCTTGCTTCCCACCTGcttcaggctgcctttgaacaCACAGCCCAACTGGCCCAGGCCCAGGAGGCCAAAGCCCAGGAGACCTCAGGGCCCCCACCTCAATTCTTAATTCCAGAATCCTCCACCACTGAGCCTGGGCCCTTTCCAACCCAGCCTGCAACCCCTGGAGAATAA